A region from the Polaribacter sp. Hel1_33_78 genome encodes:
- the purE gene encoding 5-(carboxyamino)imidazole ribonucleotide mutase translates to MVGIIMGSDSDLPIMQEAIDILESFDIQIEVDIVSAHRTPEKLFEYSKHAHLRGVKVIIAGAGGAAHLPGMVASMSPLPVIGVPVKSRNSIDGWDSILSILQMPGGVPVATVALDGAKNAGILAAQIIGASDTCVLDKIITYKEGLKLKVEQASKRVKK, encoded by the coding sequence ATGGTAGGAATAATAATGGGAAGTGATTCTGATCTTCCAATCATGCAAGAAGCAATAGATATTTTAGAGAGTTTTGATATACAAATAGAAGTAGATATTGTGTCTGCCCACAGAACTCCAGAAAAATTATTTGAGTATTCTAAACATGCTCATCTAAGAGGCGTTAAAGTAATTATTGCGGGTGCAGGAGGCGCAGCTCATTTACCTGGAATGGTAGCAAGTATGAGCCCCTTGCCTGTAATTGGCGTTCCTGTAAAAAGCAGAAATTCTATTGATGGTTGGGATTCTATTTTATCAATTTTACAAATGCCTGGAGGTGTACCTGTAGCGACCGTAGCTTTGGATGGTGCTAAAAATGCAGGGATTTTAGCTGCACAAATTATTGGCGCTTCAGATACATGTGTTTTAGATAAAATTATTACTTATAAAGAAGGGTTAAAATTAAAAGTTGAACAAGCTTCTAAGCGCGTTAAAAAATAG
- a CDS encoding 5-(carboxyamino)imidazole ribonucleotide synthase, whose product MKNYFSSTFRLGILGGGQLGRMLLAETQKFDIYTSILDANKNAPCAEICNHFEVGNLLDFNAVYNFGKTVDLLTIEIENVNIDALDKLQEEGLTIYPKPKDLRIIQSKARQKHFYFDHQIPTAPFSHFAFLEELVHCLENDIIKFPFVWKAARFGYDGNGVKIVRNFADLESLPSVECITEQLIPFKNELAVIVARNADGETKTYPVVEMEFHPEANQVEYVICPARIEESVVKKAQEVALNVVNKLDFVGLLAVEMFQTETNEILVNEVAPRPHNSGHYSIEASYTNQFEQHLRSILNLPLGNTDSKVAGIMVNLVGEEGFSGNVIYQNIEEILKINGVTPHIYGKKETRPFRKMGHVTIVNSDVDKAREIAQKVKETIRVISK is encoded by the coding sequence GTGAAAAATTATTTTTCTTCTACTTTTAGATTAGGCATTTTAGGGGGTGGGCAATTAGGAAGAATGCTTCTTGCCGAAACACAAAAATTTGATATTTACACTTCAATTTTAGATGCTAATAAAAACGCACCATGTGCAGAAATTTGCAACCATTTTGAGGTTGGAAATTTACTGGATTTTAATGCTGTATATAACTTTGGTAAAACGGTCGATCTTCTTACAATAGAAATTGAAAATGTAAATATTGATGCTTTAGACAAATTACAAGAAGAAGGGTTAACCATTTATCCAAAACCAAAAGATTTAAGAATTATTCAAAGTAAGGCGAGGCAAAAACATTTTTATTTTGATCATCAAATACCTACGGCACCATTTTCTCATTTTGCTTTTTTAGAGGAATTAGTGCATTGTTTAGAAAATGATATCATCAAATTCCCTTTTGTCTGGAAAGCTGCACGTTTTGGGTACGACGGAAATGGCGTTAAAATTGTGAGAAATTTTGCTGATTTAGAATCGTTACCTAGCGTTGAGTGTATTACAGAACAATTGATTCCGTTTAAAAATGAATTAGCGGTCATTGTTGCAAGAAATGCTGATGGTGAAACAAAAACATATCCTGTTGTTGAAATGGAATTTCATCCAGAAGCTAACCAAGTAGAATATGTGATTTGTCCAGCAAGAATTGAAGAATCTGTCGTGAAAAAAGCACAAGAAGTTGCTTTAAATGTTGTGAACAAACTAGATTTTGTTGGCTTGTTAGCCGTAGAAATGTTTCAAACAGAAACAAATGAAATTTTGGTCAATGAAGTGGCTCCAAGACCACACAATTCTGGGCATTATTCAATTGAAGCAAGCTACACCAATCAATTTGAACAACATTTAAGATCTATATTAAATCTTCCTTTAGGAAATACCGACAGTAAAGTTGCCGGAATTATGGTAAATTTAGTTGGTGAAGAAGGCTTTTCTGGTAATGTAATTTATCAGAATATAGAAGAAATTTTAAAAATTAATGGCGTAACACCGCATATTTACGGTAAAAAAGAAACACGTCCTTTTCGGAAAATGGGACATGTAACAATTGTAAATTCTGATGTTGATAAAGCTAGAGAAATAGCACAAAAAGTAAAAGAAACGATTAGAGTGATAAGCAAATAA
- the greA gene encoding transcription elongation factor GreA, whose amino-acid sequence MSDISYYSEEGLKKLKDELLQLEQFERPRVTQEIADARDKGDLSENAEYHAAKEEQSHLEFKIAKLKNVVSNARIIDESQLDTSKILIHSIVKIKNMTNGMEFSYTLVADSETDVRNGKLSVNSPIGKGLLGKEVGDVAEIKVPNGIMKFEILEITR is encoded by the coding sequence ATGAGTGACATATCTTATTATTCAGAAGAAGGATTAAAGAAATTGAAGGATGAACTGCTGCAGTTAGAGCAGTTTGAACGTCCAAGAGTAACCCAAGAAATTGCAGACGCAAGAGATAAAGGAGATTTGAGTGAGAATGCAGAATATCATGCAGCTAAAGAAGAGCAATCTCATTTAGAATTTAAGATTGCAAAGTTAAAAAATGTAGTTTCAAATGCTAGAATTATTGATGAATCTCAGCTAGATACTTCCAAAATATTGATCCATTCAATAGTGAAAATTAAAAATATGACTAATGGAATGGAGTTTTCGTATACCTTAGTTGCAGATTCTGAAACAGATGTTAGAAACGGAAAATTATCTGTAAACTCACCAATAGGGAAAGGTTTATTGGGAAAGGAAGTAGGGGATGTTGCAGAAATTAAAGTTCCAAACGGAATCATGAAATTTGAGATTTTAGAGATCACGAGGTAA